In Candidatus Binatia bacterium, one genomic interval encodes:
- the pcrA gene encoding DNA helicase PcrA, with amino-acid sequence MTTDLAHLNAEQRDAVLHTEGPLLILAGAGSGKTRVLTHRIAHLVCDHGVDPARICAVTFTNKAAREMRERTERLINSAADVWLTTFHSLCARILRRHADRIGRRNDFTIFDDSDQRNLIRRAAADLQLNENLYPPARLLAGIDQAKNDGRLPQDALAAAGDTISRAVAEVYKRYQELLAANNAMDFGDLLLCAVELFRHDPTVAARYQDQFRHLMVDEYQDTNRVQYQLLRLLAAKNRNVCVVGDDDQCIYRWRGADIRNILDFESDFPGARVLRLEQNYRSTKSILAAAGAVIQHNAGRKGKRLWTTNETGEPIRVHTAADERAEARYVLRQIDQLLAENYTGGDIAVFYRTNAQSRALEEELVRQRVAYSIVGSTRFYDRKEIKDLLAYLRVVANPHDSLSLLRILNVPPRGIGKTTVDALTRVAKDGNLPLATVIADLPTIGLGAAAGARLTEFHRLCARLHALADGPVTTLLRAVLTETGYLERLQSEHTPEAEARVENIEELLTATEQFDATAEDPSLSAFLEQIALIADVDTYAAAQNRVTLMTLHNSKGLEFPIVFIIGLEEGLFPHERSLLHAESIEEERRLCYVGFTRARQRLFLVHAQQRHLFGRTQQNLPSRFLAEIPQELLRPDTVSAAAVRLSSREEPSVDYSYSQLRLPPRGGQRGATPQTPDGEGFAVGQRVRHKEFGSGTVRAVEGSGDRTKLTVRFDQAGLKKLIARYAGLERPG; translated from the coding sequence ATGACCACGGACCTCGCTCACTTGAACGCAGAGCAGCGCGACGCCGTGCTGCACACGGAAGGGCCCCTTCTCATTCTGGCGGGCGCTGGAAGCGGGAAAACTCGGGTGCTCACCCATCGCATCGCCCACCTGGTCTGCGATCACGGCGTGGATCCGGCTCGCATCTGCGCCGTGACTTTCACCAACAAGGCGGCCCGTGAAATGCGTGAACGCACCGAGCGTTTGATCAACTCGGCCGCCGACGTGTGGCTCACCACTTTTCATTCCCTCTGCGCTCGGATCCTGCGTCGGCATGCCGACCGCATCGGCCGGCGAAACGACTTCACCATATTTGACGACAGCGATCAGCGGAACCTGATTCGCCGCGCGGCAGCGGACCTGCAGCTCAATGAGAACCTGTACCCACCGGCCCGGCTGCTGGCCGGCATCGACCAGGCAAAAAATGACGGGCGCTTGCCACAGGATGCACTGGCCGCTGCCGGCGACACCATCTCCCGCGCCGTGGCAGAGGTGTACAAACGCTACCAAGAGCTGCTGGCCGCCAACAATGCCATGGATTTCGGCGACCTCCTGCTCTGTGCGGTGGAGTTGTTTCGCCACGACCCGACGGTAGCAGCCCGCTACCAAGATCAATTCCGCCATCTGATGGTGGATGAATACCAGGATACCAACCGGGTGCAGTACCAGCTCCTCCGGCTGCTGGCTGCCAAGAATCGCAACGTCTGCGTCGTGGGGGATGACGATCAGTGCATCTACCGCTGGCGCGGGGCGGACATCCGCAACATTCTCGACTTCGAGAGTGACTTCCCCGGTGCGCGGGTGCTGCGGCTGGAGCAAAACTATCGTTCCACCAAGAGCATCCTGGCCGCGGCCGGGGCCGTGATTCAGCACAACGCGGGGCGCAAGGGAAAGCGCTTGTGGACCACCAACGAAACCGGCGAGCCCATCAGGGTGCATACCGCGGCCGACGAACGCGCCGAAGCCCGCTACGTGCTGCGCCAGATCGACCAGCTCCTGGCAGAGAACTACACCGGCGGCGATATTGCCGTCTTCTACCGTACCAACGCGCAATCGCGCGCGCTGGAGGAGGAACTGGTCCGCCAGCGAGTAGCGTACAGCATCGTCGGGTCGACGCGCTTCTACGACCGCAAGGAGATCAAGGACCTGCTGGCCTACCTGCGTGTCGTTGCCAATCCACACGACAGCCTGAGTCTCTTACGCATACTGAACGTACCACCCCGCGGTATCGGGAAAACTACGGTTGACGCGCTAACGCGCGTCGCCAAGGATGGAAATCTCCCATTGGCGACGGTCATTGCTGACCTCCCGACCATCGGGCTTGGTGCCGCCGCCGGTGCTCGCTTGACGGAATTCCATCGCCTGTGCGCCCGCCTGCACGCCCTTGCGGACGGGCCAGTAACCACTCTGTTGCGCGCCGTCCTCACGGAAACGGGCTACCTGGAGCGACTGCAATCGGAACACACACCCGAGGCAGAGGCCCGCGTCGAGAACATCGAGGAACTGTTGACTGCAACCGAGCAATTCGACGCCACGGCCGAGGATCCATCCTTGAGCGCTTTTCTCGAGCAGATCGCGTTGATTGCCGACGTTGACACATACGCCGCCGCACAGAACCGAGTCACCTTGATGACGTTGCACAACTCAAAGGGACTCGAGTTCCCGATCGTGTTCATCATCGGCCTTGAAGAAGGCCTCTTCCCGCACGAACGCTCGCTGCTGCACGCCGAATCGATCGAAGAGGAACGCCGCCTCTGCTACGTCGGCTTCACACGGGCACGGCAGCGCCTGTTCCTCGTCCACGCACAGCAGCGTCACCTCTTCGGCCGCACACAGCAGAATCTGCCGTCACGCTTCTTGGCAGAGATTCCCCAGGAGCTGCTGCGTCCGGACACGGTGTCGGCAGCGGCCGTGCGCTTGTCTTCGAGGGAAGAGCCGAGCGTGGACTATTCGTATTCACAACTCCGCCTGCCCCCCCGTGGAGGGCAGCGGGGGGCGACGCCGCAGACCCCGGATGGCGAAGGGTTCGCGGTCGGCCAGCGGGTCCGGCACAAGGAGTTCGGCTCCGGAACGGTACGCGCCGTGGAGGGCAGCGGCGACCGCACGAAGCTCACCGTGCGCTTCGACCAGGCGGGTCTGAAAAAGCTAATCGCCCGCTACGCGGGGCTCGAGCGGCCCGGTTAA
- a CDS encoding SDR family oxidoreductase yields MAGLLEGKVAIVTGAGRGIGREEALLMAKHGAKVVVNDLGAHFDGSGASASPAQEVANEIKKMGGEAVANGDSVSDYKAAKRIIECAIDTFGKLNIVVNNAGILRDRMIFNMAEEDWDAVVAVHLKGSFSMSRHACEYWREEHKKGNILNGRIITTSSDAGLLGNVGQANYGSCKAALALLAIVIDKEMSKYGVTANSIAPLARTRLTVDATPSTAALLGREVAPGEFDVFGPQNIAPLVAWLASDDAKDVHGEVFRVGGGTVWLMAGWHTVGKVSQRATWDAAVLGGKLKTELAKGLTAKEDIGSILASAMS; encoded by the coding sequence ATGGCAGGTCTGCTGGAGGGAAAGGTCGCGATAGTTACCGGAGCCGGCCGGGGTATCGGTCGGGAGGAAGCGCTACTCATGGCGAAGCACGGCGCGAAAGTTGTCGTCAATGACCTGGGAGCGCATTTCGATGGGAGCGGAGCAAGCGCGAGCCCGGCACAGGAAGTTGCCAACGAGATCAAGAAGATGGGCGGCGAGGCCGTGGCCAACGGTGACAGCGTCAGTGACTACAAAGCCGCCAAGCGCATCATCGAGTGCGCCATCGACACGTTTGGCAAGCTGAACATCGTCGTCAATAACGCCGGGATCCTCCGCGATCGCATGATCTTCAACATGGCCGAAGAGGACTGGGACGCCGTCGTGGCAGTCCATCTGAAGGGCTCGTTCAGCATGAGCCGGCATGCGTGCGAGTACTGGCGCGAGGAGCACAAGAAGGGGAACATCCTCAATGGGCGCATCATTACAACCTCCTCTGACGCCGGTTTGCTGGGCAACGTGGGCCAGGCGAACTACGGCTCCTGTAAAGCCGCCCTGGCGCTGCTGGCGATCGTGATCGACAAAGAGATGTCGAAGTACGGTGTCACGGCCAACTCCATCGCTCCGTTGGCACGGACCCGCTTGACCGTGGACGCGACGCCGTCAACCGCTGCCTTACTGGGCCGTGAGGTGGCGCCCGGCGAGTTCGACGTCTTCGGCCCGCAGAACATCGCGCCTCTGGTGGCGTGGCTGGCCAGCGACGACGCCAAAGACGTGCACGGTGAGGTCTTCCGCGTCGGCGGCGGTACCGTGTGGCTCATGGCCGGCTGGCACACGGTCGGCAAGGTTTCCCAGCGCGCCACGTGGGACGCTGCCGTACTGGGCGGGAAGCTGAAGACTGAACTCGCCAAAGGTCTCACGGCGAAAGAAGATATCGGAAGCATTCTCGCCAGCGCCATGTCGTAA
- a CDS encoding NUDIX hydrolase yields MRWEVLRSEIIYRCRIFSVRHDQSRSLHSGQTSDFHVLECSDWVNVVPLTRDQQVVMVRQFRHGIRDFTLEVPAGLMDAADRSPADAAQRELREETGYAGEDLVPLGVVHPNPAIMNNRCHVFMARDVELVGAPQWDGTEELVVETVRLDRVPELILNGTVGNALTLVAFHLLELQGHGRLAALSG; encoded by the coding sequence ATGCGTTGGGAGGTGCTCCGGTCGGAGATCATCTATCGCTGCCGGATCTTTTCCGTGCGGCACGATCAGAGCCGGTCGTTACACAGTGGCCAGACCTCAGACTTTCACGTGCTCGAATGCAGCGATTGGGTCAATGTGGTTCCGCTGACGAGAGACCAGCAGGTGGTGATGGTCCGGCAGTTCCGTCACGGCATTCGAGATTTTACGCTCGAGGTTCCCGCCGGACTCATGGATGCAGCCGACCGCTCGCCTGCCGACGCGGCGCAACGCGAATTGCGCGAAGAAACCGGGTACGCTGGCGAGGACCTGGTGCCGCTGGGTGTCGTCCACCCGAACCCGGCCATCATGAACAACCGCTGCCACGTGTTCATGGCGCGCGATGTCGAGCTCGTGGGTGCGCCCCAGTGGGATGGGACGGAAGAACTTGTGGTCGAGACCGTTCGGCTCGACCGGGTGCCGGAGTTGATCTTGAATGGCACGGTGGGAAACGCCCTGACGCTGGTGGCGTTCCACTTGCTCGAGTTGCAGGGGCACGGACGCCTTGCAGCGCTGAGCGGTTGA
- a CDS encoding MmgE/PrpD family protein, whose protein sequence is MSTEGPTGRIAEWVAQAQFTDVPRRVTEEAKNQILSVIAAVHAGHFSEAGRTVTRTVKEWSGGKEATMIPSGERTSLYNAIFANSALSMALDYDDYLFAGHTGHSSVLVTLALAEKLGVSGKEFLLAQTLANEIEGRVGASVLIGPLNGQMWTFIHLIGGAVIAAKLMGLEKPQIQSAIGIAMLQPNYPLAAGFFGSEGKTVLASMTTPIGVQAAQLAANGLRGAGEILEGEQGFLSVFTKQPLPGAYEGLGKVWLSDTLCFKLYPGCAYIDTVIDCVLTLGRQHSIDGKKVKAVHVAASPLTLGMEALSAPHLKGPESLPVTLNFSVGYNVAAALMDRELTARQFSRERIRDKATWDLAGRVHLTLDEVMAQRMRDRSLVKSVRGEHGEHFQLDLGSADLSSFKMSFGARVRIEMEDGRTFEAEQEVPYGGAGRPFDERRKSVEDKFRRETRYTLRKEKMEKAIDLILHLDQVSSAQVRELVRLCCSERS, encoded by the coding sequence ATGAGCACAGAAGGCCCGACCGGACGCATCGCGGAGTGGGTAGCGCAGGCGCAGTTTACCGACGTGCCACGGCGGGTGACGGAGGAAGCCAAGAACCAGATCCTCAGCGTCATCGCTGCCGTGCATGCAGGACATTTTTCGGAAGCCGGACGGACGGTGACCCGCACGGTGAAAGAGTGGTCGGGCGGTAAGGAAGCGACCATGATCCCCTCGGGCGAACGGACGTCGCTCTACAATGCGATATTCGCCAACAGTGCGCTCAGCATGGCGCTCGACTACGATGATTACTTGTTCGCCGGGCACACGGGACATTCGTCGGTCTTGGTGACGTTGGCGCTGGCCGAAAAATTGGGCGTCAGCGGCAAGGAATTCCTCTTGGCGCAGACCTTGGCGAACGAGATCGAAGGCCGCGTCGGCGCCTCGGTGCTCATCGGTCCACTCAATGGCCAGATGTGGACCTTCATCCATTTGATCGGCGGCGCGGTGATCGCCGCCAAGCTGATGGGTTTGGAGAAGCCGCAGATCCAATCGGCCATCGGCATCGCCATGCTGCAACCGAACTACCCGCTGGCAGCGGGGTTCTTCGGCTCAGAGGGTAAGACGGTCCTGGCTTCGATGACGACACCGATCGGAGTCCAGGCCGCCCAACTCGCGGCCAACGGCCTGCGTGGCGCGGGAGAGATCCTCGAGGGCGAACAGGGCTTCCTCAGCGTGTTTACCAAGCAGCCGTTGCCGGGGGCATACGAAGGATTGGGAAAGGTCTGGTTGAGCGACACGCTGTGTTTCAAGCTCTACCCGGGCTGTGCCTATATCGATACGGTCATCGACTGCGTCCTGACGCTGGGGCGCCAGCACTCGATTGACGGGAAGAAGGTCAAAGCGGTGCACGTCGCCGCGAGTCCGCTGACCTTGGGAATGGAAGCGCTGTCGGCGCCGCACCTGAAGGGGCCGGAGAGCCTGCCGGTGACGCTGAATTTCAGCGTCGGATATAATGTTGCGGCGGCGCTGATGGATCGCGAGCTGACGGCGCGCCAGTTCAGCCGCGAGCGTATCCGCGACAAGGCCACGTGGGACTTGGCTGGGCGCGTCCACCTGACGCTTGATGAGGTCATGGCACAACGCATGCGCGACCGCTCGCTGGTGAAGAGCGTGCGGGGAGAACACGGCGAACACTTTCAGCTCGACCTCGGCAGCGCGGATCTGAGTAGCTTCAAAATGTCGTTCGGCGCGCGTGTGCGTATCGAGATGGAAGACGGGCGGACATTCGAGGCGGAGCAAGAGGTGCCCTATGGCGGCGCTGGCCGTCCCTTCGACGAACGCCGCAAGTCCGTGGAGGACAAGTTCCGCCGCGAAACCCGTTATACGCTACGCAAGGAGAAGATGGAGAAGGCGATCGATCTCATCCTGCACCTGGATCAAGTCAGCTCGGCGCAGGTGCGCGAGTTGGTCAGACTGTGCTGCTCGGAGCGCAGCTGA
- a CDS encoding low molecular weight protein arginine phosphatase, with translation MPSYRKILFICHANTSRSVIAEALLKKMLTARALHDHLTVMSGGIAAYARDGALVSMDARLVLREEGIHLAADSVSTDLKRNRHLVVDADLILAMTAQQVRMLREAFPEAAGKDVYTLKEFAGGHGDIDDPVGKGDDGYAACRDEIKACLEQAMARLAPAAPERS, from the coding sequence TTGCCTTCCTATCGAAAAATCCTTTTCATCTGCCACGCCAACACCAGCCGCAGCGTCATTGCCGAGGCGTTGCTCAAGAAGATGTTGACGGCGCGCGCCCTGCACGATCATCTGACCGTCATGTCAGGCGGCATCGCCGCCTATGCCCGAGATGGCGCGTTGGTGTCGATGGATGCACGTCTCGTCCTGCGCGAGGAGGGCATTCACTTGGCCGCAGACTCGGTGTCGACCGATTTGAAGCGCAACCGGCACCTCGTTGTTGATGCCGACCTGATTCTGGCGATGACGGCGCAGCAGGTGCGGATGCTACGCGAGGCGTTCCCCGAAGCTGCGGGAAAAGACGTCTATACCTTGAAAGAGTTTGCCGGTGGCCATGGCGACATCGATGACCCGGTCGGTAAGGGGGACGATGGCTACGCGGCGTGTCGTGACGAAATCAAGGCCTGTCTTGAGCAGGCCATGGCGCGCCTGGCGCCGGCCGCGCCCGAGAGATCGTAG
- a CDS encoding GFA family protein, producing MESGTVPGACLCGAVRFEIRLPTLFCAHCHCSMCRRAHGAGYVTWIAVLNESFKLLEGEDRLVRYHSSDHGARSFCGTCGSTLFFTSTQQPEKIDIVLANLQGEIDRAPQFHVHFDNRVSWIHVDDALLRLGGSTGLEPL from the coding sequence ATGGAATCAGGAACGGTCCCCGGCGCTTGCTTGTGCGGCGCCGTGCGCTTCGAAATCCGGCTGCCAACGTTGTTCTGTGCCCACTGCCACTGCTCGATGTGCCGTCGCGCGCACGGGGCAGGCTACGTCACCTGGATCGCCGTACTGAACGAGAGCTTCAAGCTACTCGAAGGTGAAGACCGCCTCGTCCGTTACCACTCGTCGGATCACGGCGCCCGCAGTTTTTGCGGGACCTGTGGCAGCACGCTGTTCTTCACCTCGACCCAGCAGCCGGAGAAGATCGACATCGTGCTGGCGAATCTGCAAGGCGAGATCGACCGGGCGCCGCAGTTTCATGTGCACTTCGACAACCGCGTATCGTGGATTCACGTGGACGACGCTCTCCTTCGTCTCGGCGGGTCTACCGGTCTGGAACCGCTGTAG
- a CDS encoding single-stranded DNA-binding protein has translation MVNKVILVGNLGKDPEVRFTPNGRALAKFPVATSERWTDQDGNKQERTEWHNVVVWGKQAETCGQYLSKGRQVFVEGSIRSRQYDDKDGNKRYMTEIVARDVRFLGGGGGGGGRATTDAGTAGTAGTGVPPGEDAGPPEDDIPF, from the coding sequence GTGGTCAACAAAGTCATTCTGGTGGGCAATTTGGGCAAGGACCCCGAGGTTCGCTTTACCCCGAACGGTCGTGCCCTGGCGAAATTCCCTGTGGCCACCTCGGAGCGTTGGACCGATCAAGACGGCAACAAACAGGAGCGCACCGAGTGGCACAACGTCGTGGTGTGGGGCAAGCAGGCCGAGACCTGTGGCCAGTACCTATCCAAAGGGCGGCAGGTCTTCGTCGAGGGCTCGATCCGCTCACGCCAATACGACGATAAGGATGGCAACAAGCGGTACATGACGGAAATCGTCGCCCGCGACGTGCGCTTTCTCGGCGGTGGAGGCGGCGGCGGTGGACGCGCGACCACGGATGCCGGAACTGCCGGAACTGCCGGAACTGGCGTCCCGCCCGGTGAAGACGCTGGGCCTCCTGAGGACGACATCCCGTTCTAA
- a CDS encoding CoA-binding protein — translation MEPSAFHNPPDSVIRAILWHPRRIAIVGCSPDPSRDSHRVARVLIEKGHTVMPVNPAAREILGQTCYASLRDVPGPVDMADIFRRADAVGPIVDEAIMIGVKIVWMQLGVIDEAAAIRAQRAGLTVVMDRCPLIEYERLS, via the coding sequence ATGGAGCCGTCCGCTTTTCACAACCCGCCCGACAGCGTCATCCGCGCTATCCTGTGGCATCCGCGGCGGATCGCCATTGTCGGGTGTTCCCCGGATCCCAGCCGCGACAGCCATCGGGTGGCGCGTGTGCTGATCGAAAAGGGGCATACCGTCATGCCGGTGAATCCGGCGGCGCGCGAGATTCTGGGGCAGACGTGCTATGCATCACTGCGAGATGTTCCGGGCCCGGTCGACATGGCTGACATTTTCCGCCGCGCCGACGCGGTCGGACCGATCGTTGACGAGGCCATCATGATCGGAGTCAAGATCGTGTGGATGCAACTCGGTGTGATCGACGAAGCGGCGGCGATCCGTGCGCAACGGGCGGGACTCACGGTCGTCATGGATCGGTGTCCGCTGATCGAATATGAGCGGTTGTCCTGA
- a CDS encoding glycosyltransferase family 39 protein, translating to MAVLGLCLMAVGQYTLANRESVAAFTKNWLGGFGLALTSFMAATFAQGVALGLGLLLAGALLVAVVIGLPVTNEQRPAEATDDRLSSSVARRAGYRLVALAAALSGFSVLSLGRAAPGMGSVCIWLGALISAFFVARSSDRIRGTRFGHPFPERWEWTALFVLVVLDLILVAHDLAHWRWAGTPDESFFFMTAKELASGRSRPFPLSERGVFGYHPLLSSYYQAGFMRVFGSNIFAWRLSSSAALAMSLPFLYLFTRELWNRRAGFIAAVLFGSAQLAVGFSHLGYNNVQVYPVLLGSLGILAWSIRRRSLAGHYLAGCIAGLGFYTFYPARLALPLTGLLLWSFGRLSLTRARAELLALVSGILLAVLPVLTHPGEIVTHMVQQTAFGAGRQPTLADWQASVRGLVEDPAPLEKIGTHWLGSILYAPWTKCGWNFDWNPAVDPVAAALAMLGLWLGVLGLRRRSGVRVLLPAYLFAAFVVGAVTPYDCPPLTRLLTLAPFTALFAAISVDRLMSCASQVVRYRPLVWLGGMGLVAAAVLWNVSALHRSMYHLHHGYGNGTTGELIRLTTQISESYRIVYVQHGDNDSYNVDQILDEYNLGERSTYIRPFGPRAVETLAAIAPPFAVVYDLKRDEEVRAVEQALEQRFPGIHWYDSAPGKEWNLRYCLVPDGVNSQ from the coding sequence GTGGCGGTGTTGGGCCTGTGTCTGATGGCCGTAGGCCAGTACACCCTCGCCAACCGCGAGAGCGTTGCGGCGTTCACCAAGAACTGGCTCGGGGGATTCGGTCTCGCGCTGACGTCTTTCATGGCGGCGACGTTCGCGCAGGGTGTCGCCCTCGGCCTCGGGCTGCTGCTTGCCGGCGCATTGCTGGTCGCCGTGGTCATCGGTCTGCCCGTGACGAACGAACAGCGCCCTGCCGAAGCGACTGACGATCGCCTCTCGAGTTCCGTGGCGCGGCGGGCAGGCTACCGTCTCGTTGCGCTGGCGGCGGCTCTGAGCGGCTTCAGCGTCTTGTCACTCGGCCGGGCTGCACCGGGAATGGGGAGCGTATGCATTTGGCTGGGTGCGCTGATATCGGCATTCTTCGTGGCCCGATCCTCCGACCGGATTCGGGGCACGCGCTTTGGCCATCCGTTCCCGGAACGATGGGAATGGACGGCTCTCTTCGTGCTGGTGGTCCTCGATCTGATCCTGGTCGCGCATGATCTAGCGCATTGGCGGTGGGCGGGAACGCCCGATGAATCGTTTTTCTTCATGACGGCCAAGGAGCTTGCGTCGGGACGGTCGCGACCGTTTCCGCTATCGGAGCGCGGCGTCTTCGGATACCACCCGCTGCTGTCTTCCTACTATCAAGCCGGCTTCATGAGGGTCTTTGGAAGCAACATCTTTGCTTGGCGGCTCTCCTCCTCCGCCGCCCTAGCCATGTCGTTGCCGTTCCTCTACCTCTTCACGCGTGAGCTGTGGAATCGCAGGGCGGGATTCATCGCCGCTGTGTTGTTTGGATCGGCGCAGTTGGCCGTCGGGTTTTCGCATCTCGGGTACAACAACGTGCAGGTATACCCCGTCCTTCTTGGGTCCTTGGGCATCCTGGCGTGGTCGATCCGGCGCCGGAGCCTCGCAGGGCATTACCTGGCGGGGTGCATCGCTGGCCTCGGCTTCTACACGTTCTACCCCGCCCGCTTGGCGCTGCCGCTGACCGGTTTACTTCTCTGGAGCTTCGGGCGGCTGTCGTTGACGCGGGCTCGCGCCGAACTGCTGGCACTGGTGTCGGGGATTCTCCTTGCGGTGCTGCCGGTGCTGACGCATCCGGGCGAGATCGTGACCCACATGGTCCAGCAGACTGCGTTCGGGGCTGGAAGGCAGCCCACGCTTGCCGACTGGCAGGCGTCCGTCAGGGGGCTGGTGGAGGATCCTGCGCCGCTGGAGAAGATAGGGACGCACTGGTTGGGGTCCATCTTGTACGCCCCGTGGACGAAGTGCGGTTGGAACTTCGACTGGAATCCCGCGGTCGATCCGGTCGCGGCGGCATTGGCCATGCTGGGTCTGTGGCTGGGGGTGTTGGGCCTGCGGCGCCGCTCCGGAGTGCGTGTTCTCCTGCCGGCGTATCTGTTTGCGGCCTTTGTTGTAGGTGCGGTCACGCCGTACGATTGTCCGCCTTTGACCCGGCTGCTCACGCTGGCGCCGTTCACGGCTCTGTTTGCCGCCATCTCCGTGGATCGGCTCATGTCGTGCGCATCACAGGTAGTGAGGTACCGGCCGCTCGTGTGGTTGGGCGGCATGGGCCTAGTGGCGGCAGCGGTCCTCTGGAACGTCAGTGCGCTGCATCGGAGCATGTACCATCTGCATCACGGCTACGGTAATGGGACGACCGGCGAACTGATCAGGCTCACGACGCAGATCTCCGAGAGCTATCGAATTGTGTACGTGCAGCATGGTGACAACGATAGTTACAATGTCGATCAGATCCTGGACGAGTACAATCTCGGGGAGCGCAGCACGTACATTCGGCCTTTCGGTCCACGTGCAGTTGAGACCCTCGCTGCGATTGCCCCGCCGTTCGCCGTGGTCTACGACCTGAAGCGAGATGAGGAGGTCCGTGCGGTCGAGCAGGCGCTCGAGCAACGCTTCCCAGGCATCCACTGGTACGACTCCGCTCCCGGGAAAGAGTGGAACCTGCGCTACTGCCTTGTGCCCGACGGTGTGAATTCGCAGTGA
- the pgeF gene encoding peptidoglycan editing factor PgeF, translated as MTHGFCGRRGGVSRGEFAEFNLSYAVGDDPESVRENWRRLSGAVDGPIRFVTMRQEHGAGVVRVEEEPTDAPPADALMSRASGLALSVLTADCVPLLLVAPERQVVAAVHAGWRGTVLGIARRAVQSLEQTFGVAPSTIHAALGPAVGACCYEVERDITDEIERRWGAMPEAIVTHGAKRRLDLRRVNTALLTGIGVPAGHISSVGPCTRCGSEEYFSYRAACGRDAAGRAGRQLSFIGWSR; from the coding sequence TTGACGCACGGCTTCTGTGGGCGACGCGGCGGCGTCAGCCGCGGCGAATTCGCGGAGTTCAATTTGTCGTATGCGGTCGGTGATGACCCGGAGAGCGTGCGCGAAAACTGGCGGCGCCTGAGCGGCGCCGTCGATGGCCCCATCCGCTTCGTGACCATGAGGCAGGAGCATGGCGCGGGAGTGGTCCGCGTCGAGGAGGAACCGACCGATGCGCCGCCAGCCGACGCGCTCATGAGCCGTGCATCGGGGCTGGCGCTCAGTGTCCTGACGGCCGATTGTGTGCCGCTCCTGCTGGTGGCTCCGGAGCGTCAGGTGGTTGCCGCCGTGCACGCGGGATGGCGGGGCACCGTTCTGGGAATCGCACGGCGGGCGGTGCAGTCTCTGGAGCAGACGTTTGGTGTGGCACCCTCGACGATTCACGCGGCGCTGGGCCCGGCAGTGGGCGCCTGTTGCTACGAAGTCGAACGCGACATTACTGACGAGATCGAGCGGCGCTGGGGCGCGATGCCCGAGGCCATTGTCACACACGGGGCTAAGCGCCGTCTGGATCTCCGTCGAGTCAATACCGCACTCCTGACCGGAATCGGGGTGCCGGCAGGTCACATCTCCAGCGTCGGGCCGTGTACCCGGTGTGGATCTGAAGAGTATTTTTCGTACCGTGCCGCGTGTGGCCGGGACGCGGCAGGCCGAGCCGGCCGACAGTTGAGCTTCATCGGATGGTCCCGTTGA
- a CDS encoding thrombospondin type 3 repeat-containing protein: protein MLARLFLPAYLADDMYSGARRGRWAAMLVACLWLVCAQTASADPHHYILNSGSSVTSVCNSCAEPPAAPEALSGSFDVTMLPLSTVFDVAAVTNVKLVSQNFTVSGNGFLQRLGPDRQAMVLDAHVNDATVVFTSGRRQHADPANITIVLSSSRRADRTYVLVISASPVNDQPQDTDRDGIPDAQDNCPTVVNPDQKDSDGDGVGDACDQCPDTPTDKPVNRSGCSVDQVCPCDTSATGQQWQSQREYLLCVAGATGALHRQGKLSVDQRRGIIRRAARSACGRTVVALR, encoded by the coding sequence GTGCTTGCCAGACTGTTCCTGCCGGCGTATCTTGCCGACGATATGTACTCTGGTGCGCGGAGGGGCCGGTGGGCGGCCATGTTGGTGGCATGCCTGTGGCTCGTCTGTGCCCAGACGGCCTCTGCCGATCCCCACCACTACATTCTGAACTCCGGCAGCTCGGTGACGTCGGTGTGCAACAGTTGCGCGGAGCCGCCGGCGGCGCCGGAGGCGCTCAGCGGAAGCTTCGACGTGACCATGCTCCCTCTGTCGACGGTATTTGATGTGGCAGCGGTGACCAATGTGAAGCTGGTCAGCCAGAACTTCACGGTTTCGGGGAATGGCTTTCTGCAGCGACTGGGACCGGATCGCCAGGCGATGGTGCTTGACGCCCATGTGAATGACGCGACCGTCGTGTTCACGAGTGGCCGGCGCCAGCATGCCGACCCGGCGAACATCACGATCGTCCTGTCGTCTTCGCGCCGCGCCGACCGGACGTACGTACTTGTGATCTCGGCGTCGCCGGTCAACGACCAGCCGCAGGACACCGACCGCGACGGCATTCCGGATGCCCAGGACAACTGTCCGACCGTCGTCAATCCGGACCAGAAAGATAGTGACGGTGACGGGGTAGGGGACGCGTGCGATCAGTGTCCGGACACACCCACGGACAAGCCCGTGAACCGAAGCGGATGCAGCGTTGACCAGGTGTGTCCCTGCGACACCTCTGCCACCGGCCAGCAGTGGCAGAGCCAAAGGGAATACCTACTCTGCGTAGCCGGCGCCACGGGCGCCCTGCATCGCCAAGGGAAGCTCTCGGTCGATCAGCGTCGCGGCATCATCCGCCGCGCCGCTCGGTCTGCCTGCGGGCGCACTGTTGTTGCCCTACGGTGA